From a region of the Bombus terrestris chromosome 8, iyBomTerr1.2, whole genome shotgun sequence genome:
- the LOC100648677 gene encoding C-terminal-binding protein isoform X3, whose translation MDKRKMMPKRPRMDSLRGPIANGPIQTRPLVALLDGRDCSIEMPILKDVATVAFCDAQSTSEIHEKVLNEAVGALMWHTIILTKEDLEKFKTLRIIVRIGSGVDNIDVKAAGELGIAVCNVPGYGVEEVADTTLCLILNLYRRTYWLANMVREGKKFTGPEQVREAATGCARIRGDTLGIVGLGRIGSAVALRAKAFGFTVIFYDPYLPDGIEKSLGLNRVYTLQDLLFQSDCVSLHCTLNEHNHHLINEFTIKQMRPGAFLVNTARGGLVDDDALAAALKQGRIRAAALDVHENEPYNVFQGPLKDAPNLLCTPHAAFYSDASCTELREMAASEIRRAIVGRIPDCLRNCVNKEYFLSSTGSYPEGINGGYYSGGLPVQQAHSTTPHDSAPPPPGGHSVVGGGGGGGGGGPNSSAGGAGAGGPTGPTGPTVGGGGAGGPTSAPPTAGLTGIPHSIVSEPDPRPSPPAPSPR comes from the exons ATGGACAAACGGAAGATGATGCCCAAACGCCCTCGAATGGATAGCCTGAGGGGTCCTATTGCAAATGGACCCATTCAGACACGACCATTAGTGGCTTTATTAGATGGTCGAGACTGTTCTATTGAAATGCCAATTCTCAAAGATGTTGCAACAGTAGCCTTCTGCGATGCACAGTCGACATCAGAAATCCATGAAAAG GTATTAAATGAGGCAGTAGGTGCACTAATGTGGCACACTATAATTCTGACAAAGGAAGATCTCGAAAAATTCAAAACATTACGAATCATTGTAAGAATTGGATCTGGAGTAGATAATATAGATGTCAAAGCAGCAGGGGAACTTGGCATCGCTGTGTGCAATGTGCCTGGATACGGTGTTGAAGAAGTAGCTGACACTACTCTTTGTCTTATTCTAAATTTATATCGACGTACATATTGGTTGGCAAACATGGTACGCGAAGGAAAGAAATTCACAGGTCCAGAACAA GTCAGGGAAGCTGCAACAGGATGTGCAAGGATACGGGGTGACACACTTGGTATAGTTGGGTTAGGCAGGATTGGTTCTGCAGTTGCCCTGCGTGCCAAAGCCTTCGGTTTCACTGTCATTTTTTATGATCCCTACCTACCAGACGGAATTGAAAAATCTCTTGGTCTTAACAGGGTCTACACATTACAG GATTTGCTATTCCAGTCAGACTGTGTATCCTTGCATTGTACCTTGAACGAGCACAATCATCATCTTATTAATGAATTCACCATCAAACAG ATGAGACCTGGCGCTTTCTTAGTCAATACAGCAAGGGGTGGTCTGGTTGATGATGACGCTTTGGCCGCAGCGTTGAAACAAGGCAGAATTCGTGCAGCAGCACTTGACGTACACGAAAATGAGCCATACAATGTTTTTCAGG GTCCTTTGAAAGACGCACCCAATCTATTGTGTACACCACATGCAGCGTTCTACAGCGATGCAAGCTGCACCGAACTGCGTGAGATGGCAGCCAGTGAAATACGAAGAGCTATCGTCGGTCGCATACCCGACTGCTTACGAAACTGTGTGAACAAGGAATACTTCCTTTCCTCGACCGG CAGCTACCCTGAGGGGATCAACGGCGGATACTATTCCGGGGGGCTGCCCGTTCAACAGGCGCATTCAACGACTCCTCACGATTCTGCACCCCCACCTCCTGGTGGGCATTCCGTCGTcggcggcggtggtggtgggggTGGTGGCGGACCGAACTCCTCTGCAGGCGGTGCAGGCGCCGGGGGTCCTACAGGCCCCACGGGTCCAACGGTAGGCGGCGGTGGGGCTGGAGGCCCTACTTCAGCTCCTCCTACTGCTGGATTAACCGGTATACCACACAGCATAGTGAGCGAGCCTGACCCCCGGCCAAGCCCACCTGCACCGAGCCCTCGTTGA
- the LOC100648677 gene encoding C-terminal-binding protein isoform X4, giving the protein MDKRKMMPKRPRMDSLRGPIANGPIQTRPLVALLDGRDCSIEMPILKDVATVAFCDAQSTSEIHEKVLNEAVGALMWHTIILTKEDLEKFKTLRIIVRIGSGVDNIDVKAAGELGIAVCNVPGYGVEEVADTTLCLILNLYRRTYWLANMVREGKKFTGPEQVREAATGCARIRGDTLGIVGLGRIGSAVALRAKAFGFTVIFYDPYLPDGIEKSLGLNRVYTLQDLLFQSDCVSLHCTLNEHNHHLINEFTIKQMRPGAFLVNTARGGLVDDDALAAALKQGRIRAAALDVHENEPYNVFQGQSSQCPLKDAPNLLCTPHAAFYSDASCTELREMAASEIRRAIVGRIPDCLRNCVNKEYFLSSTGNRFSSRC; this is encoded by the exons ATGGACAAACGGAAGATGATGCCCAAACGCCCTCGAATGGATAGCCTGAGGGGTCCTATTGCAAATGGACCCATTCAGACACGACCATTAGTGGCTTTATTAGATGGTCGAGACTGTTCTATTGAAATGCCAATTCTCAAAGATGTTGCAACAGTAGCCTTCTGCGATGCACAGTCGACATCAGAAATCCATGAAAAG GTATTAAATGAGGCAGTAGGTGCACTAATGTGGCACACTATAATTCTGACAAAGGAAGATCTCGAAAAATTCAAAACATTACGAATCATTGTAAGAATTGGATCTGGAGTAGATAATATAGATGTCAAAGCAGCAGGGGAACTTGGCATCGCTGTGTGCAATGTGCCTGGATACGGTGTTGAAGAAGTAGCTGACACTACTCTTTGTCTTATTCTAAATTTATATCGACGTACATATTGGTTGGCAAACATGGTACGCGAAGGAAAGAAATTCACAGGTCCAGAACAA GTCAGGGAAGCTGCAACAGGATGTGCAAGGATACGGGGTGACACACTTGGTATAGTTGGGTTAGGCAGGATTGGTTCTGCAGTTGCCCTGCGTGCCAAAGCCTTCGGTTTCACTGTCATTTTTTATGATCCCTACCTACCAGACGGAATTGAAAAATCTCTTGGTCTTAACAGGGTCTACACATTACAG GATTTGCTATTCCAGTCAGACTGTGTATCCTTGCATTGTACCTTGAACGAGCACAATCATCATCTTATTAATGAATTCACCATCAAACAG ATGAGACCTGGCGCTTTCTTAGTCAATACAGCAAGGGGTGGTCTGGTTGATGATGACGCTTTGGCCGCAGCGTTGAAACAAGGCAGAATTCGTGCAGCAGCACTTGACGTACACGAAAATGAGCCATACAATGTTTTTCAGGGTCAGTCATCGCAGT GTCCTTTGAAAGACGCACCCAATCTATTGTGTACACCACATGCAGCGTTCTACAGCGATGCAAGCTGCACCGAACTGCGTGAGATGGCAGCCAGTGAAATACGAAGAGCTATCGTCGGTCGCATACCCGACTGCTTACGAAACTGTGTGAACAAGGAATACTTCCTTTCCTCGACCGG AAACAGATTTTCAAGCAGATGTTAA
- the LOC100648677 gene encoding C-terminal-binding protein isoform X2: protein MDKRKMMPKRPRMDSLRGPIANGPIQTRPLVALLDGRDCSIEMPILKDVATVAFCDAQSTSEIHEKVLNEAVGALMWHTIILTKEDLEKFKTLRIIVRIGSGVDNIDVKAAGELGIAVCNVPGYGVEEVADTTLCLILNLYRRTYWLANMVREGKKFTGPEQVREAATGCARIRGDTLGIVGLGRIGSAVALRAKAFGFTVIFYDPYLPDGIEKSLGLNRVYTLQDLLFQSDCVSLHCTLNEHNHHLINEFTIKQMRPGAFLVNTARGGLVDDDALAAALKQGRIRAAALDVHENEPYNVFQGQSSQCPLKDAPNLLCTPHAAFYSDASCTELREMAASEIRRAIVGRIPDCLRNCVNKEYFLSSTGYPEGINGGYYSGGLPVQQAHSTTPHDSAPPPPGGHSVVGGGGGGGGGGPNSSAGGAGAGGPTGPTGPTVGGGGAGGPTSAPPTAGLTGIPHSIVSEPDPRPSPPAPSPR from the exons ATGGACAAACGGAAGATGATGCCCAAACGCCCTCGAATGGATAGCCTGAGGGGTCCTATTGCAAATGGACCCATTCAGACACGACCATTAGTGGCTTTATTAGATGGTCGAGACTGTTCTATTGAAATGCCAATTCTCAAAGATGTTGCAACAGTAGCCTTCTGCGATGCACAGTCGACATCAGAAATCCATGAAAAG GTATTAAATGAGGCAGTAGGTGCACTAATGTGGCACACTATAATTCTGACAAAGGAAGATCTCGAAAAATTCAAAACATTACGAATCATTGTAAGAATTGGATCTGGAGTAGATAATATAGATGTCAAAGCAGCAGGGGAACTTGGCATCGCTGTGTGCAATGTGCCTGGATACGGTGTTGAAGAAGTAGCTGACACTACTCTTTGTCTTATTCTAAATTTATATCGACGTACATATTGGTTGGCAAACATGGTACGCGAAGGAAAGAAATTCACAGGTCCAGAACAA GTCAGGGAAGCTGCAACAGGATGTGCAAGGATACGGGGTGACACACTTGGTATAGTTGGGTTAGGCAGGATTGGTTCTGCAGTTGCCCTGCGTGCCAAAGCCTTCGGTTTCACTGTCATTTTTTATGATCCCTACCTACCAGACGGAATTGAAAAATCTCTTGGTCTTAACAGGGTCTACACATTACAG GATTTGCTATTCCAGTCAGACTGTGTATCCTTGCATTGTACCTTGAACGAGCACAATCATCATCTTATTAATGAATTCACCATCAAACAG ATGAGACCTGGCGCTTTCTTAGTCAATACAGCAAGGGGTGGTCTGGTTGATGATGACGCTTTGGCCGCAGCGTTGAAACAAGGCAGAATTCGTGCAGCAGCACTTGACGTACACGAAAATGAGCCATACAATGTTTTTCAGGGTCAGTCATCGCAGT GTCCTTTGAAAGACGCACCCAATCTATTGTGTACACCACATGCAGCGTTCTACAGCGATGCAAGCTGCACCGAACTGCGTGAGATGGCAGCCAGTGAAATACGAAGAGCTATCGTCGGTCGCATACCCGACTGCTTACGAAACTGTGTGAACAAGGAATACTTCCTTTCCTCGACCGG CTACCCTGAGGGGATCAACGGCGGATACTATTCCGGGGGGCTGCCCGTTCAACAGGCGCATTCAACGACTCCTCACGATTCTGCACCCCCACCTCCTGGTGGGCATTCCGTCGTcggcggcggtggtggtgggggTGGTGGCGGACCGAACTCCTCTGCAGGCGGTGCAGGCGCCGGGGGTCCTACAGGCCCCACGGGTCCAACGGTAGGCGGCGGTGGGGCTGGAGGCCCTACTTCAGCTCCTCCTACTGCTGGATTAACCGGTATACCACACAGCATAGTGAGCGAGCCTGACCCCCGGCCAAGCCCACCTGCACCGAGCCCTCGTTGA
- the LOC100648677 gene encoding C-terminal-binding protein isoform X1: MDKRKMMPKRPRMDSLRGPIANGPIQTRPLVALLDGRDCSIEMPILKDVATVAFCDAQSTSEIHEKVLNEAVGALMWHTIILTKEDLEKFKTLRIIVRIGSGVDNIDVKAAGELGIAVCNVPGYGVEEVADTTLCLILNLYRRTYWLANMVREGKKFTGPEQVREAATGCARIRGDTLGIVGLGRIGSAVALRAKAFGFTVIFYDPYLPDGIEKSLGLNRVYTLQDLLFQSDCVSLHCTLNEHNHHLINEFTIKQMRPGAFLVNTARGGLVDDDALAAALKQGRIRAAALDVHENEPYNVFQGQSSQCPLKDAPNLLCTPHAAFYSDASCTELREMAASEIRRAIVGRIPDCLRNCVNKEYFLSSTGSYPEGINGGYYSGGLPVQQAHSTTPHDSAPPPPGGHSVVGGGGGGGGGGPNSSAGGAGAGGPTGPTGPTVGGGGAGGPTSAPPTAGLTGIPHSIVSEPDPRPSPPAPSPR; the protein is encoded by the exons ATGGACAAACGGAAGATGATGCCCAAACGCCCTCGAATGGATAGCCTGAGGGGTCCTATTGCAAATGGACCCATTCAGACACGACCATTAGTGGCTTTATTAGATGGTCGAGACTGTTCTATTGAAATGCCAATTCTCAAAGATGTTGCAACAGTAGCCTTCTGCGATGCACAGTCGACATCAGAAATCCATGAAAAG GTATTAAATGAGGCAGTAGGTGCACTAATGTGGCACACTATAATTCTGACAAAGGAAGATCTCGAAAAATTCAAAACATTACGAATCATTGTAAGAATTGGATCTGGAGTAGATAATATAGATGTCAAAGCAGCAGGGGAACTTGGCATCGCTGTGTGCAATGTGCCTGGATACGGTGTTGAAGAAGTAGCTGACACTACTCTTTGTCTTATTCTAAATTTATATCGACGTACATATTGGTTGGCAAACATGGTACGCGAAGGAAAGAAATTCACAGGTCCAGAACAA GTCAGGGAAGCTGCAACAGGATGTGCAAGGATACGGGGTGACACACTTGGTATAGTTGGGTTAGGCAGGATTGGTTCTGCAGTTGCCCTGCGTGCCAAAGCCTTCGGTTTCACTGTCATTTTTTATGATCCCTACCTACCAGACGGAATTGAAAAATCTCTTGGTCTTAACAGGGTCTACACATTACAG GATTTGCTATTCCAGTCAGACTGTGTATCCTTGCATTGTACCTTGAACGAGCACAATCATCATCTTATTAATGAATTCACCATCAAACAG ATGAGACCTGGCGCTTTCTTAGTCAATACAGCAAGGGGTGGTCTGGTTGATGATGACGCTTTGGCCGCAGCGTTGAAACAAGGCAGAATTCGTGCAGCAGCACTTGACGTACACGAAAATGAGCCATACAATGTTTTTCAGGGTCAGTCATCGCAGT GTCCTTTGAAAGACGCACCCAATCTATTGTGTACACCACATGCAGCGTTCTACAGCGATGCAAGCTGCACCGAACTGCGTGAGATGGCAGCCAGTGAAATACGAAGAGCTATCGTCGGTCGCATACCCGACTGCTTACGAAACTGTGTGAACAAGGAATACTTCCTTTCCTCGACCGG CAGCTACCCTGAGGGGATCAACGGCGGATACTATTCCGGGGGGCTGCCCGTTCAACAGGCGCATTCAACGACTCCTCACGATTCTGCACCCCCACCTCCTGGTGGGCATTCCGTCGTcggcggcggtggtggtgggggTGGTGGCGGACCGAACTCCTCTGCAGGCGGTGCAGGCGCCGGGGGTCCTACAGGCCCCACGGGTCCAACGGTAGGCGGCGGTGGGGCTGGAGGCCCTACTTCAGCTCCTCCTACTGCTGGATTAACCGGTATACCACACAGCATAGTGAGCGAGCCTGACCCCCGGCCAAGCCCACCTGCACCGAGCCCTCGTTGA
- the LOC100648167 gene encoding E3 ubiquitin-protein transferase MAEA, with the protein MSDVKSLEYPTLKVPYELLNKKFRLAQKVIDREASYVQTAANELIKDNKTSVPAGEMSLLLGGVVEKLQTLKRKAHESITEELQASMVCKRRLEHLKEHANTAPSVVNQWRRQRLDRMLIEYFLRKGYYTTATKLADSSELRDLTNIDVFMVSREVETSLANHETARCVGWCYDNRSKLRKLGSTMEFNLRVQEFIELVRQDRRLDAVKHARKCFTNYDDYQLQEIQCCMGQLAFPANTSLSPYKDLLDEKRWDRLIEQFRHENYRLFQLATQSVFTVALQAGLSALKTPQCYSANKEGRNPNCPVCNEALNELAVPLPFAHCSQSRLVCSISGKPLNEYNQPMMMPNGYVYGEQALEKMAQENNGTVICPKTKEVFPYKKIEKVYVM; encoded by the exons ATGTCAGACGTTAAAAGCCTCGAATACCCAACGTTAAAG GTTCCTTATGAACTCCTCAACAAAAAATTTCGGTTAGCACAAAAGGTCATAGATAGGGAAGCTTCATACGTACAAACAGCAGCTAATGAATTAATAAAGGATAATAAAACCTCTGTTCCTGCTGGGGAGATGAGCCTATTATTAGGTGGAGTTGTGGAGAAACTTCAAACCTTAAAGAGAAAGGCGCACGAATCTATTACAGAAGAGTTGCAAGCAAGCATGGTTTGCAAAAGACGTCTAGAACATTTAAAAGAACACGCTAATACCGCACCGAGCGTTGTGAATCAGTGGCGGAGACAAAGGCTTGATAGAATGCTGATAGAATATTTTCTTCGGAAAGGCTATTATACAACTGCAACTAAATTAGCAGATAGTAGCGAGCTTAGAGATTTAACAAACATAG ATGTTTTTATGGTATCAAGGGAAGTAGAAACGTCTTTAGCAAATCATGAAACTGCAAGGTGTGTTGGATGGTGCTATGACAATCGATCTAAGTTAAGGAAATTAGGAAGTACTATGGAATTTAATTTACGCGTGCAAGAGTTTATAGAGTTAGTAAGGCAGGATAGGAGGCTTGATGCTGTCAAGCATGCTAGAAAATGTTTTACCAATTATGATGATTACCAATTGCAAGAAATTCAATGCTGTATGGGACAATTAGCATTTCCAGCAAATACATCTCTTAGTCCATATAAAGATTTGTTAGATGAGAAGAG atGGGATAGATTAATTGAGCAATTCAGGCATGAAAATTATAGACTTTTCCAATTAGCAACTCAAAGTGTTTTTACAGTAGCATTACAGGCAGGTTTATCGGCATTAAAAACACCTCAATGTTATAGCGCAAACAAAGAAGGGAGAAATCCAAATTGTCCAGTATGCAATGAAGCTCTTAACGAATTAGCTGTTCCATTGCCTTTTGCTCATTGTTCACAGTCTAGACTTGTCTGCAGTATTAGTGGAAAACCATTAAATGAATATAATCAACCAATGATGATGCCAAATGGATATGTATATGGAGAACAA gcATTGGAAAAGATGGCTCAAGAAAACAATGGTACTGTAATTTGCCCAAAAACCAAAGAAGTGTTTCCGtataaaaagatagaaaaagtgTATGTTATGTAA